A single Tenacibaculum sp. Bg11-29 DNA region contains:
- a CDS encoding DNA topoisomerase IV subunit B — MTQETKYTEDNIRSLDWKEHIRMRPGMYIGKLGDGSSADDGIYILVKEVLDNSIDEYVMGAGKTIEISIQGNKVIVRDYGRGIPLGKVVDVVSKMNTGGKYDSKAFKKSVGLNGVGTKAVNALSSFFRVESSRDGKSAAAEFSQGNLTDQEFLEETSRRKGTKVSFIPDEAIFKNYKYRNEYVSKMLKNYVYLNTGLTIVFNGEKYVSENGLKDLLEDNNSKEDMLYPIIHLKGDDIEVAITHSKTQYSEEYHSFVNGQHTTQGGTHQAAFREAIVKTIREFYGKNFEASDIRKSIISAIAIKVMEPIFESQTKTKLGSTEMGDGLPSVRTYINDFLKTQLDNFLHKNVETADKLQRKIIQAEKERKELSGIRKLAKDRAKKSSLHNKKLRDCRVHLGDTKKDAYLESTLFITEGDSASGSITKSRNVNTQAVFSLKGKPLNSYGLSKKIVYENEEFNLLQAALNIEEGIQDLRYNNIVIATDADVDGMHIRLLLITFFLQFFPEVIKEGHLYILETPLFRVRNKKDTYYCYSEEEKREAIAKLRGKPEITRFKGLGEISPNEFVHFIGDDIRLDPVMLDKEMSIEKMLEFYMGKNTPDRQKFIIENLKVELDVVEDEG, encoded by the coding sequence ATGACTCAAGAAACAAAATATACCGAAGATAATATACGCTCGCTCGATTGGAAAGAACACATCCGTATGCGTCCGGGAATGTACATTGGTAAATTAGGTGATGGTTCGTCTGCCGATGATGGAATTTATATTTTAGTAAAAGAAGTTTTAGATAACTCTATTGATGAATATGTAATGGGGGCGGGTAAAACCATCGAAATTTCTATTCAAGGAAATAAAGTAATTGTTAGAGATTATGGTCGTGGTATTCCTTTAGGTAAAGTAGTCGATGTAGTATCTAAAATGAATACTGGAGGTAAGTATGATTCGAAAGCATTTAAAAAATCGGTAGGATTAAACGGTGTAGGTACCAAAGCAGTAAATGCGCTTTCTTCATTTTTTAGAGTAGAATCATCAAGAGATGGTAAATCTGCAGCAGCAGAATTTTCTCAAGGTAATTTAACAGATCAAGAATTCTTAGAAGAAACTTCACGTAGAAAAGGAACAAAGGTTTCTTTTATTCCTGATGAAGCAATTTTTAAAAACTATAAGTATAGAAACGAGTATGTTTCTAAAATGCTTAAAAACTATGTATACTTAAATACAGGGTTAACTATTGTTTTTAACGGAGAAAAATATGTTTCAGAAAATGGATTGAAAGATTTATTAGAAGATAACAATAGTAAAGAAGATATGTTGTATCCGATTATTCATTTAAAAGGAGACGATATAGAAGTTGCCATAACGCATAGTAAAACACAATATTCAGAAGAATACCATTCGTTTGTAAATGGACAACATACAACACAAGGAGGTACGCATCAAGCTGCATTTAGAGAAGCTATTGTAAAAACGATTCGTGAGTTTTACGGAAAGAATTTTGAAGCTTCAGATATTCGTAAATCAATTATCTCTGCTATTGCCATTAAAGTAATGGAACCTATTTTTGAAAGTCAAACAAAAACAAAATTAGGATCTACTGAAATGGGAGATGGTCTACCAAGTGTTAGAACGTATATTAATGATTTTCTAAAAACACAGTTAGATAATTTTTTACATAAAAATGTAGAAACAGCAGATAAGCTACAGCGTAAAATTATACAAGCAGAAAAAGAGCGAAAAGAATTATCTGGAATTAGAAAGTTAGCAAAAGATAGAGCAAAAAAATCAAGTTTACATAACAAAAAGTTACGTGATTGTAGAGTGCATTTAGGTGATACTAAGAAAGATGCTTATTTAGAATCAACATTATTTATTACAGAGGGAGATTCTGCATCTGGATCGATCACAAAATCTAGAAACGTAAATACACAAGCAGTTTTTAGTTTAAAAGGAAAACCTTTAAATTCTTACGGACTTAGTAAGAAAATTGTATACGAGAATGAAGAATTTAATTTATTACAAGCAGCCTTAAATATAGAGGAAGGTATACAAGATTTGCGTTATAATAATATAGTAATTGCTACCGATGCCGATGTAGATGGTATGCACATTCGTTTGTTATTAATAACGTTCTTTTTACAGTTTTTTCCAGAAGTAATTAAAGAAGGGCATTTATATATTTTAGAAACGCCTTTATTTAGAGTTCGTAATAAGAAAGATACTTATTACTGTTATTCTGAAGAAGAAAAAAGAGAGGCAATAGCTAAATTAAGAGGAAAACCAGAAATAACTCGATTTAAAGGATTAGGAGAAATTTCACCAAATGAATTTGTTCATTTTATTGGAGATGATATTCGTTTAGACCCAGTGATGTTAGATAAAGAAATGTCTATTGAGAAAATGTTAGAATTTTATATGGGAAAGAATACACCAGACAGACAAAAATTTATCATCGAGAATTTAAAAGTTGAATTAGATGTTGTTGAAGATGAAGGTTAG
- a CDS encoding response regulator transcription factor, which translates to MFQKVLIAEDADFMSSGIRAALDSLQIPVIEYAKYCDEAFLKLKKAFVNNEPFDLLISDLSFVENPNPQRLTSGEDLVAEAKKLDSLLKTIVFSVEDKPYRVQQLCNELNVNAYVWKSIYGEKELKKAVQLVFDEAFFISPKLSHILKHKETFEITDYDVIILEQLAEGLDQKEISEALKIKDIKPNSISSVEKRLKLLKENFNANNPTQLIAITKDFGLI; encoded by the coding sequence ATGTTTCAAAAAGTATTAATAGCAGAAGATGCTGATTTTATGTCAAGTGGAATTAGAGCAGCTTTAGATAGTTTACAAATTCCAGTAATAGAATATGCTAAATATTGTGATGAAGCTTTTTTAAAACTTAAAAAAGCTTTTGTAAACAATGAACCATTTGATTTATTAATTAGTGATTTGTCATTTGTTGAAAACCCCAATCCGCAACGATTAACATCAGGAGAAGATTTAGTAGCAGAAGCTAAAAAGTTAGACTCATTATTAAAAACAATCGTTTTTTCGGTTGAAGATAAACCATATAGAGTACAGCAATTGTGTAATGAATTAAATGTAAACGCCTATGTGTGGAAATCAATATATGGAGAAAAAGAATTAAAAAAAGCAGTACAATTAGTATTTGATGAAGCTTTTTTTATATCTCCAAAATTATCACATATTTTAAAGCATAAAGAAACTTTTGAAATAACCGATTATGATGTAATTATATTAGAGCAGTTAGCAGAAGGATTAGATCAAAAGGAAATTAGTGAAGCGTTAAAAATAAAAGATATTAAACCCAATAGTATTAGTTCGGTAGAGAAACGCTTAAAATTACTTAAAGAAAATTTTAATGCTAATAATCCTACTCAATTAATAGCAATTACTAAAGATTTTGGATTAATTTAA
- a CDS encoding SPFH domain-containing protein produces MAIIYTIPQNHVVLVKRFGKHSRVQKDGLRFKIPFIETIKYVNNWNNVANKKNYQIELSEQQTDTPPRQCQTLDNVTIDADASVYWKIIDPAKAVYDIDILPKSIKDVALNALRSNIGKLKLDQVLSERQNLNQKISAQLMDIAEKWGVVFTRVEIQEIKYSDDTAEAMMQEMTAERKKRAIIAEAEGKAQAEVTEAKAQAEATFIRAKAQASVLGLLAEADANYLSTLKDELSSDKASEIIMFQKYIDGMKIITNNPSNKVFLPTNFKTALELNTH; encoded by the coding sequence ATGGCAATTATTTACACTATCCCACAAAACCATGTTGTACTTGTTAAAAGGTTTGGAAAACATAGTAGAGTTCAAAAAGACGGACTTAGGTTTAAAATTCCTTTTATTGAAACAATAAAATACGTTAATAACTGGAACAATGTTGCGAATAAGAAGAATTATCAGATAGAGTTGTCTGAACAACAAACTGATACTCCACCAAGACAATGTCAAACATTAGATAATGTTACTATTGATGCTGATGCTTCTGTTTATTGGAAAATTATAGATCCAGCAAAAGCAGTTTATGATATAGATATTTTACCTAAATCAATAAAAGATGTTGCTTTAAATGCCTTAAGATCTAATATAGGCAAACTAAAATTAGATCAAGTTTTATCTGAAAGACAAAATCTGAATCAAAAAATCTCTGCTCAATTAATGGATATAGCAGAAAAATGGGGTGTTGTATTTACAAGAGTTGAAATTCAGGAGATAAAATATTCAGATGATACAGCAGAGGCTATGATGCAAGAGATGACTGCTGAAAGAAAAAAAAGAGCAATAATAGCGGAAGCAGAAGGTAAAGCGCAAGCAGAAGTAACCGAGGCAAAAGCTCAGGCTGAAGCAACCTTTATTAGAGCAAAAGCACAAGCAAGTGTTTTAGGATTATTAGCTGAGGCAGATGCTAATTATTTGTCGACTCTTAAAGATGAATTAAGCTCAGATAAAGCAAGTGAAATAATTATGTTTCAAAAATACATAGACGGAATGAAAATTATTACAAATAACCCTAGTAATAAAGTTTTTTTACCTACTAATTTTAAAACGGCATTAGAATTAAACACTCATTAA
- a CDS encoding DNA gyrase/topoisomerase IV subunit A, translating into MSEDINEHDEELNQPIENTETITKVTGMYKEWFLDYASYVILERAVPSLEDGLKPVQRRIMHSMKDLDDGRYNKVANIVGHTMQYHPHGDASIADAMVQIGQKELLIDMQGNWGNILTGDRAAASRYIEARLSKFALEVVFNPKTTDWKMSYDGRRREPIDLPVKFPLLLAQGAEGIAVGLSTKILPHNFIELIDASVKYLKGKSFSIFPDFLTGGIADFTNYNDGIRGGKVRVRAKISQLDKKTLVITEIPFATTTTTLIDSVLKANEKGKIKIKKIEDNTAANVEILVHLPAGISPDKTIDALYAFTNCENSISPLSCTIEDNKPVFVGVSEMLKHSTDLTVKLLKSELEIQLNELQEQWHFASLERIFIENRIYRDIEEVDTWQGVIEAIDKGLQPHIKHLKREITEEDIVRLTEIRIKKISKFDIDKAKQHIESLEEKIAEVKHHLDNLIEFAVNYFKNLKTKYGKGRERKTEIRIFDDIVATKVVMRNTKLYVNREEGFVGTSLKKDEYVTECADIDDIIIFKSDGKMIVTKVASKTFVGKDIIHIAIFKKRDKRTVYNMMYKDGLKGPSYMKRFNVTSVTRDKEYDLTTGNKGSKVLYFTVNPNGEAEVVTINLRSVGSIKKLKWDIDFADLAIKGRAVRGNQITKFAIRKIEFKSAGVSTLKPRKIWFDDTVQRLNVDDRGELLGEFRAEDKILIATQSGKIKAVAPNLAMHFESDMIVLEKWKPNKPISAIYFDGEKERYYVKRFLIETADKEDVFISDTEKSKLEIVSTDYRPMAEVLFSKRSLDKIKVNFEDFIAIKGIKAYGNQLTTDKIRTVNLLESLPYDEPEEEKVEEIEVNDEEEIIEDSLPLDIEEVPQKEFKTTKEDKAKKALDRALQKKKTKDDDSQESLF; encoded by the coding sequence ATGAGTGAAGATATAAACGAGCACGACGAAGAATTAAATCAACCAATTGAAAATACAGAAACTATTACGAAAGTAACAGGAATGTATAAGGAGTGGTTTTTAGATTACGCTTCGTATGTAATTTTAGAAAGAGCAGTTCCTTCGTTAGAAGATGGCTTAAAACCAGTACAACGTAGAATAATGCATTCTATGAAAGACTTAGATGATGGACGTTACAATAAAGTAGCGAACATTGTTGGGCATACGATGCAATATCACCCGCATGGAGATGCTTCAATTGCAGATGCTATGGTGCAAATTGGTCAGAAAGAATTGCTGATTGATATGCAAGGAAACTGGGGTAATATCTTAACAGGAGATAGAGCTGCTGCATCAAGGTATATAGAGGCTCGTTTATCAAAGTTTGCATTAGAAGTTGTCTTTAATCCTAAGACAACCGATTGGAAAATGTCGTATGATGGAAGAAGGAGAGAACCAATAGATTTACCAGTAAAATTTCCTTTATTATTAGCACAAGGAGCTGAAGGAATTGCGGTAGGATTATCAACGAAAATACTACCACACAATTTTATAGAATTAATAGATGCTTCTGTAAAGTATTTAAAAGGGAAAAGTTTTTCGATTTTTCCAGATTTTTTAACTGGCGGAATTGCTGACTTCACTAATTATAATGATGGTATACGAGGAGGGAAAGTACGTGTACGTGCGAAAATTTCACAATTAGATAAAAAGACCTTAGTAATTACTGAAATTCCTTTTGCTACAACAACAACTACGTTAATCGACAGTGTTTTAAAAGCAAATGAGAAAGGTAAAATTAAAATTAAAAAGATTGAAGATAATACCGCGGCCAATGTAGAAATTTTAGTGCATTTACCTGCCGGAATATCGCCAGACAAAACAATAGATGCATTATACGCATTTACGAATTGCGAAAATTCAATTTCACCACTATCTTGTACTATTGAAGATAACAAACCTGTATTTGTTGGAGTTTCTGAAATGTTAAAGCACTCTACAGATTTAACGGTGAAGTTACTTAAAAGCGAACTAGAAATTCAGTTAAATGAATTACAAGAACAATGGCATTTTGCATCTTTAGAGCGAATTTTTATTGAGAACAGAATATATCGTGATATTGAAGAAGTTGATACTTGGCAAGGTGTAATTGAAGCAATTGACAAAGGTTTACAACCGCATATTAAACATTTAAAAAGAGAAATAACAGAAGAAGATATTGTTCGCTTAACTGAAATTCGAATAAAGAAAATTTCAAAGTTCGATATTGACAAAGCAAAACAACATATTGAAAGTTTAGAAGAGAAAATAGCTGAGGTAAAACATCATTTAGATAATTTAATAGAGTTTGCTGTAAACTATTTTAAAAACTTAAAAACGAAGTACGGTAAAGGTCGCGAACGTAAAACAGAAATTAGAATTTTTGATGATATCGTAGCAACCAAAGTCGTAATGCGAAACACGAAACTTTATGTAAATAGAGAAGAAGGTTTTGTAGGTACTTCACTTAAAAAAGATGAATATGTTACTGAGTGTGCAGATATTGATGATATAATTATCTTTAAAAGTGATGGTAAAATGATTGTTACCAAAGTAGCATCGAAGACTTTTGTAGGAAAAGATATTATTCATATTGCAATCTTTAAAAAGAGAGATAAGCGTACTGTGTACAATATGATGTATAAGGATGGTTTAAAAGGACCTAGTTATATGAAGCGTTTTAACGTAACGAGTGTAACACGAGATAAAGAGTATGATTTAACCACAGGTAATAAAGGATCTAAGGTTTTGTATTTTACAGTAAACCCGAATGGGGAAGCTGAGGTCGTTACTATTAATTTACGATCTGTAGGTAGTATAAAAAAACTGAAATGGGATATTGATTTTGCAGATTTAGCAATTAAAGGACGTGCAGTTCGTGGTAATCAAATAACCAAGTTTGCAATTCGAAAAATCGAATTTAAATCTGCGGGTGTTTCTACACTAAAACCTCGAAAAATTTGGTTTGATGATACAGTACAGCGTTTAAATGTTGATGATAGAGGAGAATTACTAGGCGAGTTTAGAGCAGAGGACAAAATTTTAATAGCAACACAATCAGGTAAAATTAAAGCAGTAGCACCAAATCTAGCAATGCACTTCGAAAGTGATATGATTGTATTAGAAAAGTGGAAACCAAACAAACCTATATCTGCTATTTATTTTGATGGTGAAAAAGAACGTTATTATGTAAAACGTTTTTTAATTGAAACAGCAGATAAAGAAGATGTTTTTATTTCTGATACCGAGAAATCGAAATTAGAGATTGTTTCTACTGATTACCGTCCAATGGCTGAAGTATTATTTTCAAAACGTAGCTTAGATAAAATAAAAGTGAATTTTGAAGATTTTATAGCAATAAAAGGTATAAAAGCATATGGTAACCAATTAACGACAGATAAAATACGTACCGTTAATTTATTAGAATCATTACCTTATGATGAACCAGAGGAAGAAAAGGTAGAAGAAATTGAGGTAAATGATGAGGAAGAGATTATTGAAGACAGCTTACCTTTAGATATTGAAGAAGTGCCACAAAAAGAATTTAAAACAACAAAAGAAGATAAAGCAAAAAAAGCTTTAGATAGAGCACTTCAAAAGAAAAAGACAAAAGATGACGATAGTCAAGAAAGTTTATTTTAA
- a CDS encoding ABC transporter permease, whose amino-acid sequence MGVIKKIFTIKKEEFNTVKTSEKEVVKKLRLTFFESGYGSSKQSSGNSKVFRACLNDLYMDYKTECAENVELQKKLKEPHVQEKGRIGIELKKRQTAKGLFEEEIKKEEDKIEKYKHEIVDVKQDPEKYVEDVDKKPRAQFYLGLAVLIPITFYLLVFYMSASFSAFFKNFEEAELSAAIFDGNSLSKSIEHGWLEAVFIITIPFAFMGLGYLIHMFQKHKNWLSHVKVGALFIITFIFDAILAYQIEMKIYDFNKTPDSPEFNLSIAFNKVEFWGIIFAGFVVYIIWGLVFDFIMKEYDNIDKIKAFIRAKREAIVNLDKLISKVVDKLNEVKKGISEKEGKIAEMQRTIDGFVFPNKRYLTYHAEYVKGWYLSIADNYIELDKKNKVLSTCEVVEKDHLTKYDLNDEHTEGIIYKSQLN is encoded by the coding sequence ATGGGAGTAATAAAAAAAATATTCACAATAAAAAAAGAGGAATTTAATACTGTTAAAACATCAGAGAAAGAAGTTGTAAAAAAACTTAGATTAACTTTTTTTGAAAGCGGTTATGGTAGTTCAAAACAATCATCAGGAAATTCAAAAGTATTTAGAGCTTGTTTGAATGATTTATATATGGATTATAAAACAGAATGTGCTGAAAATGTTGAACTACAAAAAAAATTAAAAGAACCTCATGTTCAAGAAAAAGGAAGAATAGGTATTGAATTAAAGAAAAGACAAACAGCTAAAGGATTGTTTGAAGAAGAGATAAAAAAAGAAGAGGATAAGATAGAAAAGTATAAGCATGAAATAGTAGATGTGAAACAAGATCCAGAAAAATATGTTGAAGATGTTGATAAGAAACCTAGAGCACAATTTTATTTAGGGTTGGCAGTGTTAATACCAATAACTTTTTATCTCTTGGTATTTTATATGTCAGCATCATTTTCTGCCTTTTTTAAAAATTTTGAAGAAGCAGAATTATCCGCAGCAATATTTGATGGTAATTCATTATCAAAATCAATAGAGCACGGTTGGCTAGAAGCTGTTTTTATAATTACAATACCATTTGCTTTTATGGGCTTAGGATATTTGATTCATATGTTTCAAAAACATAAAAATTGGTTGTCACACGTTAAAGTTGGTGCTTTATTTATTATCACTTTTATTTTCGATGCCATTTTAGCATATCAAATAGAAATGAAGATTTATGACTTTAATAAAACACCAGATTCTCCAGAGTTTAATTTGTCAATAGCTTTTAATAAAGTAGAGTTTTGGGGAATCATCTTTGCAGGTTTTGTAGTGTATATTATTTGGGGCTTGGTGTTCGATTTTATAATGAAAGAATACGATAACATAGATAAAATAAAAGCATTTATAAGAGCTAAAAGAGAAGCTATTGTAAATTTAGATAAATTGATTTCGAAAGTAGTTGATAAACTAAATGAAGTAAAAAAAGGAATATCAGAAAAAGAAGGGAAAATTGCGGAGATGCAAAGAACTATTGATGGTTTTGTTTTTCCTAACAAACGTTATTTAACATACCACGCAGAGTATGTAAAAGGTTGGTATTTATCAATAGCAGATAATTATATAGAGTTAGATAAAAAGAATAAAGTACTCTCTACATGTGAAGTGGTAGAAAAAGATCATTTAACAAAATATGATTTGAATGACGAACACACAGAGGGAATTATTTATAAATCACAATTAAATTAA
- a CDS encoding type I restriction endonuclease: protein MELTSKLKELSEKIVTLKDQIETEEATKTAFILPFINLLGYDIFNPIEVIPEFTADIGLKKGEKVDYAIIENSVPILIIECKHWNENLSLHNSQLFRYFHASKSKFALLTNGIEYKFFTDLDAANKMDEKPFLEFDVTKLKESVITEISKFHKSKFDVNKIANNASSLKYSKEIKNVFNAQLIEPEVDFIRFFTSKIYSGRQTEKVIEQFKELVSKSINQFIVEKVNDRLQNALNKEEEKLILVNKEPEEESKIITTEEELEAYRIVIAILRKKVAVNRIAFRDTQSYFGILLDDNNRKPLCRLHFNGKTKYLGIFDENRKEIKEKIELIEDIYKFDSALLKTVNCYEEYETEVVN from the coding sequence ATGGAACTAACTAGCAAATTAAAAGAACTTTCAGAAAAAATAGTTACGCTAAAAGATCAAATAGAAACAGAAGAAGCTACTAAGACGGCATTTATATTACCGTTTATAAACTTATTAGGATATGATATTTTTAACCCAATAGAAGTTATACCTGAGTTTACAGCAGATATAGGATTAAAAAAAGGAGAAAAAGTAGATTATGCTATTATAGAAAATAGTGTGCCTATTTTAATTATAGAATGTAAACATTGGAATGAAAATTTGAGTTTACACAACTCACAATTATTCAGATATTTTCATGCTTCAAAATCAAAATTTGCACTTTTAACTAATGGAATCGAATATAAGTTTTTTACAGATTTAGATGCAGCAAATAAAATGGATGAAAAACCATTTTTAGAATTTGATGTAACGAAATTAAAAGAGTCAGTAATTACTGAAATATCAAAGTTTCATAAATCAAAATTCGATGTTAATAAAATAGCGAACAATGCAAGTTCACTTAAATATTCAAAAGAGATTAAAAATGTATTTAATGCTCAGTTAATTGAACCTGAAGTAGATTTTATACGATTCTTTACTTCAAAAATTTATTCAGGAAGACAAACGGAAAAAGTTATAGAGCAATTTAAAGAATTGGTTTCAAAATCAATCAATCAATTTATTGTTGAAAAAGTAAATGATCGATTACAAAACGCATTAAATAAAGAAGAAGAAAAATTAATACTAGTAAACAAAGAACCCGAAGAGGAAAGTAAAATAATAACAACAGAAGAAGAGCTAGAAGCGTATAGAATTGTTATCGCGATTTTAAGGAAGAAAGTAGCCGTTAATAGAATAGCTTTTAGAGATACACAGTCCTATTTCGGAATTTTGTTAGATGATAATAATCGTAAACCATTATGTAGGTTACACTTTAATGGTAAAACGAAGTACTTGGGGATATTTGACGAAAACAGAAAGGAAATTAAGGAAAAAATAGAGTTAATAGAAGATATTTATAAATTTGATTCGGCTCTTTTAAAAACAGTAAACTGTTATGAGGAGTATGAGACAGAAGTGGTTAATTAA
- a CDS encoding ORF6N domain-containing protein, translating into MKKDIIIPNEIISNKIYLIRNQKVMLDRDLAELYQVETKRLKEAVRRNHNRFPEDFMFELTKEEFKNWRTQFATSNADKMGLRYVPMVFTEQGVAMLSSVLKSDRAIAVNIKIIRIFTKMRDLLSDNLSLRLEIEDIKKKMNNHDKNIELVFSYLDELVEKKENSSERSKIGYKK; encoded by the coding sequence ATGAAAAAAGATATAATTATACCAAATGAAATTATTTCAAACAAAATCTATTTGATTCGAAATCAAAAGGTAATGTTAGATAGAGATTTAGCAGAGTTATATCAAGTTGAAACAAAAAGATTAAAGGAAGCAGTTAGAAGAAATCATAACCGTTTTCCAGAAGATTTTATGTTTGAATTAACAAAAGAGGAGTTTAAGAATTGGAGGACGCAATTTGCGACCTCCAATGCTGATAAAATGGGATTACGGTATGTTCCGATGGTTTTTACAGAGCAAGGAGTTGCAATGTTATCAAGTGTATTAAAAAGTGACAGAGCAATTGCCGTAAATATTAAAATTATTAGAATATTTACTAAAATGCGAGATTTATTGAGTGATAATTTAAGTTTACGATTAGAGATTGAAGATATTAAAAAGAAAATGAACAATCACGATAAAAATATAGAATTGGTATTTTCTTATTTAGATGAGTTGGTAGAAAAGAAAGAAAATTCATCAGAGAGAAGTAAAATAGGTTACAAAAAATAA
- a CDS encoding thermonuclease family protein: protein MHLKILFILLLFIIPKTVKLPENFCAKVIGVIDGDTIEVLYENKPIHIRLAHIDCPEKKQPFGKKTKRFVSNEIFGKKVKIIHSGKWHWNRLIAEVYYDGNKNLNKELISNGLAMHFKKYSKDQKYKQLEIEAKNNKIGIWSDPNLIPPWEYRRGGKKRKSIDKIQQIEKMNMKFKSMKKIIPLILVGFALTAFQEKEVKKVFICKSVASKRYHLKKTCKGLKMCKTEVKITTVKKAERLGRILCKLEKKQLEKK, encoded by the coding sequence ATGCACTTAAAAATACTATTCATTTTACTATTATTTATAATACCAAAAACAGTAAAACTACCTGAAAATTTCTGTGCTAAAGTAATTGGTGTTATAGATGGAGATACTATAGAAGTGTTATATGAAAACAAACCAATACATATACGATTAGCGCATATTGATTGTCCTGAAAAAAAACAACCCTTTGGTAAAAAAACAAAGCGATTTGTGTCCAATGAAATTTTTGGGAAGAAAGTGAAAATAATCCATAGTGGTAAGTGGCATTGGAATAGATTAATAGCTGAGGTATATTATGATGGTAATAAAAATTTAAATAAAGAATTGATAAGTAATGGTTTGGCAATGCATTTTAAAAAATACTCAAAAGACCAAAAATATAAACAATTAGAAATTGAAGCCAAAAATAATAAAATAGGTATTTGGTCAGATCCTAATTTAATACCCCCTTGGGAATATAGACGAGGAGGTAAAAAGAGAAAAAGCATTGATAAAATACAACAGATAGAGAAAATGAATATGAAATTTAAAAGTATGAAAAAAATAATACCATTAATACTAGTAGGATTTGCTTTAACTGCCTTTCAAGAAAAAGAAGTTAAAAAAGTGTTTATATGTAAGAGCGTTGCAAGTAAACGTTATCATTTAAAAAAAACATGTAAAGGGTTGAAAATGTGTAAGACAGAAGTGAAAATAACAACAGTAAAGAAGGCGGAAAGACTGGGGAGAATACTGTGTAAATTAGAAAAAAAACAATTAGAAAAGAAATAA
- a CDS encoding DUF6804 family protein, with translation MKTIYPLIKKGKRLPKFIYRERIAITFNIICAFLLLIALLHLPIQYYRFLRIMVFVGCLLIIINKEVQSFWKLIFLPITILFNPILPVYLYLKPYWMPLDVVAAILFLLIAFYGYKTRTKETIKEPKNETRNMYKIKN, from the coding sequence ATGAAAACTATTTATCCGTTAATTAAAAAAGGAAAGAGATTACCGAAGTTTATTTATAGAGAAAGAATAGCAATAACGTTTAATATAATATGTGCTTTTCTATTATTAATAGCGCTACTGCATTTACCAATTCAGTATTATCGATTTTTAAGAATTATGGTGTTTGTTGGATGCTTATTAATTATAATAAATAAAGAAGTTCAATCTTTTTGGAAACTTATTTTTCTTCCTATCACAATTTTATTTAATCCAATTCTCCCAGTTTATCTATACTTAAAACCTTATTGGATGCCTTTAGATGTTGTAGCAGCAATTCTTTTCCTTTTGATTGCCTTTTATGGATATAAAACAAGAACTAAAGAAACAATAAAGGAACCTAAAAATGAAACTCGAAACATGTATAAAATTAAAAACTAA